The DNA segment GTTTTGCCGTCCTCCACCGCATTCCGGGCGAGGAGCTGAGGGATCTCCTCCGAAGACACCCTGACGATGTCGATGAACTCGTCGTCGTCACCTTCCAGTGAGGAGCGTGTCAGGCCCTGCGCGTGGTAGAGAATCAGCAGCTCGTCGCTGAACCCCGGCGAGGTGTAGAACCGGGCGACCTCTTCCAGTTCGTCGGCGGCAAAGCCGATCTCCTCCTGCAGTTCCCGGTGGGCTGTCTCCCGCGGCTCTTCGCCCTCTTCCACGATGCCTGCGGGGACCTCCAGCAGCATCTTGCCCACCGGATACCGGAACTGCCGGACCAGAAAGATGTCGCCCCTTTCCGTCTCGGCCAGCACCCCCACCGCCGGAGCGTGTTCCACCACGGAACGCTCGGCGGTCTTGCCGTTGGGCAGCGTCACCTCGTCGACACGGAGATTGACGATCCGACCCCTGTAGATCATATCGCTGGAGCGACAGGCTTCGTTCATGCTCTCTCCTTTGTCACGAGACGTGGCGTTTGCCGATCTCGCGGCCCCGGGCGTAGGCCTCCACATTGACCTCCAGCAGATGGGCCTTCTTGGCGCCGAGTTTCTCTTTGATGGTCTCCAGGCAGATCTCGGGATCCACAAGATCCGTGGCCTCGGCGAGCGCACCCAGGGTGATCACATTGGCCACCCTGCTGTTGCCGAGCTCGTTGGCGATGGAGCTCGCCTTAACGGGGACAATGGTGATGTCATCACGGGGGTTCTCGTACTCCACCAGATCCTGGTTGTACAGAAGCGTCCCGCCGGGCTTCACGCTGTCCACGAACTTGGCCAGC comes from the Synergistales bacterium genome and includes:
- a CDS encoding NUDIX hydrolase; amino-acid sequence: MNEACRSSDMIYRGRIVNLRVDEVTLPNGKTAERSVVEHAPAVGVLAETERGDIFLVRQFRYPVGKMLLEVPAGIVEEGEEPRETAHRELQEEIGFAADELEEVARFYTSPGFSDELLILYHAQGLTRSSLEGDDDEFIDIVRVSSEEIPQLLARNAVEDGKTLTALFWLLCNRRR
- a CDS encoding 2-oxoacid:acceptor oxidoreductase family protein translates to MAAFFRSLIVAGFGGQGVLTLGQLVAYTAMNQQRQVTWIPSYGPEMRGGTANCTVVVSEAEVASPVVQSPDVLVIMNKPSLAKFVDSVKPGGTLLYNQDLVEYENPRDDITIVPVKASSIANELGNSRVANVITLGALAEATDLVDPEICLETIKEKLGAKKAHLLEVNVEAYARGREIGKRHVS